The sequence GAACTCTGCTCCCTGAAATACTGTTTTAACGGCCTTTTTTTCCATATTGATTTGCTCCTAAAAATCCGCTGCGGATTAATTATTTTCTTAATTCTAAACGTTCAATGACACTTTGATATCTTTTCGGATCTGTTTTCTGCAGATAATTTAAAAGCCTTTTTCTTTGGCCTACCATGAGAAGCAGTCCTCTTCTGGAATGATTATCTTTTTTATTGACTTTTAAATGCTCAACCAGATGATTGATTCTTTTAGTTAGAATTGCCACTTGAACTTCCGGAGAACCTGTAT is a genomic window of Candidatus Margulisiibacteriota bacterium containing:
- the rpsO gene encoding 30S ribosomal protein S15; amino-acid sequence: MSLVDRQKTAIIEEYKIHDKDTGSPEVQVAILTKRINHLVEHLKVNKKDNHSRRGLLLMVGQRKRLLNYLQKTDPKRYQSVIERLELRK